In Mangifera indica cultivar Alphonso chromosome 14, CATAS_Mindica_2.1, whole genome shotgun sequence, the DNA window GTCAGGATTGCAGACCAGAATAAGACCATGACAGAAGAGGAAGCTGAATTTAACATTTTACTGGATAGTTTAGGTCCCCGTTTTGAGGAGTGGTGGGGTACAGGAATCCTCCCAGTTGATGCTGATTTACTTCCACAAACAATTCCTGGCTATAAAACACCTTTCAGGGTTCTTCCCACTGGAATGCGATCTCGACTAACCAATGCAGAAATGACTAATTTACGGAAACTTGCTAGAAAAATTCCTAGTCATTTTGCCCTTGGTACTATTCACCTCAAATACTTTACTATTACAGTTTATATATCCATCATTAGCATTGATCCTGAACTTTTGCATTTAGGGAGGAATAGAAATCATCAGGGGTTGGCAGCTGCTATAATTAAGCTCTGGGAGAAAAGCCTTGTTGCAAAAATTGCTGTAAAAAGAGGTATTCAGaatacaaataacaaaataatggCTGAGGAGCTGAAGGTGtgttctatttttattttcctctgTTCAATTCATCAGTAAATTCAGATGCTTGAACTGAAAATTACTAGTATTGCAGAAAGTGCAAAACCACTTTCATTTTCCACACTAAGTGATTGGTGcctaatatttaacaattattattatgaaaattattgtattgCTGTCAAGTGTGATCCCTATATATCACACACACGGTAAATTTTCCAGCTTTAAGCATTTCTAGTATGCATTCTCTAGATTGAGCTGGTTCAGTATATGTGTTtgatataatgaattttttcagCATTAGCTGTCAACATAtccttattttcaaaaaaaatttccttcaGCTACATGTGATATGAGACAGAAGAATATTCTATCCTTGCAAGGCAACAATTAAAGCATAATGGTTTTAAACTTCTAACTTTGCAGAGTTTAACTGGAGGCACCTTGCTTCTCAGAAACAAGTATTATATTGTCATATTCCGTGGAAAAGATTTTCTCCCAACAAGTGTAGCTGCTACATTGGCGGAAAGAGAGGAAGTTGCAAAGCAGATCCAAGATGTTGAAGAGCAAATTCGGAATAAAGTGTTGGATGTAACTGCATCAGGTGAAAATGAAGTACCAGCACCTGCAGGATCTTTGGCTGAGTTTTATGAGGCTCAATCTCGGTGGGGAAGAGATATATCCACTGAAGAACGGGAGAGGATGTTGGAAGAAGCGGCCAAAGCTAAGCATGCTAGGCTCGTCAAATGGATTGAACATAAATTAGCTGTTGTGAGTACAATGTTATTCTCCTTGATAATTTTATGCTTTGAGCTGTATTTCTGAAGATCTGTAGGTCTTTTTAGATGAACTAAAAACCAAGTGCCTGATCTTGTAGGGAAAGGCTTAGTAATAATCAATAATAGGCTCTACATACACCtcaaattgacaaaatttaattaaatggaTTTGTCACATCAGTCACATACATGGACTATTACAAATGAACAATCGTAGTTTGGTTAACAGATGGTAGAATTTAAATGCAAGACCTCTTGATCATTGACTTGATAACCATTGATCTCAAATGCTTAAGTGGATAAGAAAGGCTAAACAACCATGATGGAGGAGAGAGACAGAGAAGAGAGGCAAGAGAGAATAAGAGTTAAGGGAAGAACATATTTTCAGTCATCAAAATCAGAATGCAACATTAAACATAAACCTGTCTTTAGCCTCAATGTCAGGATTAATGTTATGTTCTAGGTCTACACATCTCATACTTTGGTTTCTTTAGTTGAACAAATTTGCATGGACTATATGGAGATTGCAGTTTTTAACTAGGTTTTAATATTTTCCTTCTATGTAGTGCCAATGGCCATGCCACTTTGAGATGAAATTAACAGTTGtgtcaatttaattattttgcagattcatttaatttatgtaaGATTTGGCTTTTAACAATGTATATGGGTCCGGGATAGCCTGTGGTAGTTGTCAACTGAGAAGTCTTTAAGATATGCCATTAATGTACAAATTATagctttttttcctttttaagtgTTCCATCTTTTTTATATGTAACTTAGTTGACTTTTTGAATGCATGAACAGGCCCAAGCCAAAAAGCTGAAAGCAGAGAAATTGTTAGCTAAAATAGAGGCCTCCATGGTTCCTTCTGGTCCTGATTATGACCAGGAAACAATCACTGAAGAGGAACGGATTTTGTTTCGTAGAATTGGTTTAAGAATGAAAGCATATTTGCCTCTTGGTAGGTGATTCTCAGCATTTTGATTGAAAAAGTAAACCTAGGCTTAACTCTGATGGCTTTGTGTATGATAATTGATCAGGCATTCGAGGTGTTTTTGATGGTGTCATCGAGAATATGCATTTACATTGGAAGTACAGAGAACTTGTCAAATTGATTTCCAAACAGAAGACCCTTGCATTTGTTGAAGATACTGCAAGGTTATTGGAATATGAAAGTGGTGGAATACTGGTGGCAATAGAAAAAGTTCCAAAAGGATTTGTCCTAATTTATTATCGTGGGAAGAATTATAGACGGCCCATTAGTTTGAGGCCAAGAAACCTGCTGACGAAGGCAAAAGCGTTAAAGCGTTCTGTGGCCATGCAGCGGCACGAGGtttatatcttatattttcCGCATTTTCTGTTATGTAACATGGTTACTTCTGTGTGATTTTGATTCTCTATGTCACACCAATCTTATATGAACTGTGCAGGCTCTTAGTCAGCATATATCCGAGCTGGAGAGCACCATAGAgcaaatgaagaaagaaattgtCAGTAGTGTTTTTCCTACTTGCCTATCTGCTTGAAACCATACTTACCATGTTCTTGTGGACCAAGTTAAACCTGagcttaataaaaaatttcttgcATGGAACACACTGTAGATCTTACTCTAGCTCAAAACACTGAGAAGGAACGATTGCCACAGAAAACTTGCCTTGTAGTTCATTGATCCTTTGCACTGGTGTGAACTATGGCATCGGTTTTGAAGTGCCACTGATCATACTTGACCTTGTTATGGTGTCAACTGACATTATTAGATGAAATTTCTACTTTTACCTTTGAGAGTCTCTGTTCAAACCAGATTAATTTTGCTTGCAAGATATTTATCACTGCATAGTTAATATTTGTCTTAAAAGGTGTAGGTTGTTCCATATTGCCATCTTTGCAGCCATTTCTTCTAGAGTTAAGTGGTTACCTGGCATGTAAAGCTAACTTGCACGAAAATGAAACacaaactatttttataattttagtctCTCAGGTTATTGTAATTAGGGTTTTACATTATTTCTAACTGTTGTCTTTGGCTAGTGAAAGAGGCtgggatatatacatatacacacatTGAAACAGGAGGAACCCTTCCACATTTAACCatataattaatagatattgCTGTTATATGCTtggtgaaaagaaaaatgttaatagATGTTTGATAATTAGTTCCATGTTGACTTATCTTTTCACTATCATCATTCTCAGCATTTTTACCAATTACAAATTAAGACAGATGATGACTTTTTGTTGACAGTTTGGGCTATGTTCCTTGATGATTTTCAGGGTGTTTCCCTAGATGTACAGGATGGAAATGCTGGGAGCTCAGAGGCTCATGACCAATTTAATCAGGTTTCGGAATTAAGTGAAGTGAGTTAAACTGATTTACTCTGCTAATAGACGATCATCTTAATTATGGCTGCAAAGGTTACCACACTGATTGTTTCTCTATATTGACTGCTTTTTCCTTTTACAACCAAACTTTATACATATAATCCCAAATTAGTCTGTTCCCAATTCAACTTTTATCTTCGACCTTTGAAAGAGGAAGAATTCCGACCTATATGTGAACATGAATCATCTCATTCAGCTCTTGGGTGTGGTGCTTTTAAGTTCA includes these proteins:
- the LOC123196443 gene encoding CRM-domain containing factor CFM3, chloroplastic/mitochondrial isoform X1: MAFTTCKLTELQFRNSLIQSFPLTSRPQSQSLSLLFSSTKTTSYHLLKPFSSLRTNQNPNKPDHFFPEPRSPSSAAPWLNKWPSSSPPIDKPPEKVSQSNGDDRFDDKRQRESESQTRYLNNTDKGHNAIERIVLRLRNLGLGPDDEDENEDEEEEGFDSMPVTGEEKLEDLLKREWARPNTMFLDENNEGDGESLLPWEREEKERGERKAVGLRRTVIKAPTLAELTIEDEELRRLRRIGMHLRERINVPKAGITQAVLEKIHDKWRKNELVRLKFHEFLATDMKTAHKVVERRTAGLVIWRSGSVMVVYRGSNYGGPSLKSQPVEREGDALFVPDVSSADTAAMRSVSGATSISEKSEPVVRIADQNKTMTEEEAEFNILLDSLGPRFEEWWGTGILPVDADLLPQTIPGYKTPFRVLPTGMRSRLTNAEMTNLRKLARKIPSHFALGRNRNHQGLAAAIIKLWEKSLVAKIAVKRGIQNTNNKIMAEELKSLTGGTLLLRNKYYIVIFRGKDFLPTSVAATLAEREEVAKQIQDVEEQIRNKVLDVTASGENEVPAPAGSLAEFYEAQSRWGRDISTEERERMLEEAAKAKHARLVKWIEHKLAVAQAKKLKAEKLLAKIEASMVPSGPDYDQETITEEERILFRRIGLRMKAYLPLGIRGVFDGVIENMHLHWKYRELVKLISKQKTLAFVEDTARLLEYESGGILVAIEKVPKGFVLIYYRGKNYRRPISLRPRNLLTKAKALKRSVAMQRHEALSQHISELESTIEQMKKEIGVSLDVQDGNAGSSEAHDQFNQVSELSESEDEVTVMESDDNFDSEEDLDFEADEDSEIDQYPRSKNS
- the LOC123196443 gene encoding CRM-domain containing factor CFM3, chloroplastic/mitochondrial isoform X2, which encodes MAFTTCKLTELQFRNSLIQSFPLTSRPQSQSLSLLFSSTKTTSYHLLKPFSSLRTNQNPNKPDHFFPEPRSPSSAAPWLNKWPSSSPPIDKPPEKVSQSNGDDRFDDKRQRESESQTRYLNNTDKGHNAIERIVLRLRNLGLGPDDEDENEDEEEEGFDSMPVTGEEKLEDLLKREWARPNTMFLDENNEGDGESLLPWEREEKERGERKAVGLRRTVIKAPTLAELTIEDEELRRLRRIGMHLRERINVPKAGITQAVLEKIHDKWRKNELVRLKFHEFLATDMKTAHKVVERRTAGLVIWRSGSVMVVYRGSNYGGPSLKSQPVEREGDALFVPDVSSADTAAMRSVSGATSISEKSEPVVRIADQNKTMTEEEAEFNILLDSLGPRFEEWWGTGILPVDADLLPQTIPGYKTPFRVLPTGMRSRLTNAEMTNLRKLARKIPSHFALGRNRNHQGLAAAIIKLWEKSLVAKIAVKRGIQNTNNKIMAEELKSLTGGTLLLRNKYYIVIFRGKDFLPTSVAATLAEREEVAKQIQDVEEQIRNKVLDVTASGENEVPAPAGSLAEFYEAQSRWGRDISTEERERMLEEAAKAKHARLVKWIEHKLAVAQAKKLKAEKLLAKIEASMVPSGPDYDQETITEEERILFRRIGLRMKAYLPLGIRGVFDGVIENMHLHWKYRELVKLISKQKTLAFVEDTARLLEYESGGILVAIEKVPKGFVLIYYRGKNYRRPISLRPRNLLTKAKALKRSVAMQRHEALSQHISELESTIEQMKKEIGVSLDVQDGNAGSSEAHDQFNQVSELSEVS